Proteins from a genomic interval of Clostridia bacterium:
- a CDS encoding MarR family transcriptional regulator: protein MYDDESREAISVVFELFPVFRRIFFDALYENTDERVRHITKVQFLLLTALISYGQMNMSQTALCISSSKEQATRIVAPLVDAGLLERFYDKTNRRAVYIRLSEKGMSFMRGIRTDMCKHVLKKLSLLSQDDIKTLEESALNVAHILRKIEK, encoded by the coding sequence ATGTATGACGATGAAAGCAGAGAAGCAATATCGGTAGTGTTTGAGCTGTTTCCCGTATTCCGGCGCATTTTTTTTGACGCTCTGTATGAAAATACGGACGAACGTGTGCGCCATATAACGAAAGTACAATTCCTTCTTTTGACTGCGCTGATCTCTTACGGACAAATGAATATGTCGCAGACCGCGCTTTGCATATCTTCGTCGAAAGAGCAGGCGACGCGGATAGTCGCGCCGCTGGTCGACGCGGGATTATTGGAACGGTTTTATGATAAGACGAACAGGCGCGCCGTCTATATACGGCTGTCTGAAAAAGGAATGTCGTTTATGCGCGGGATACGCACGGACATGTGTAAGCATGTGCTTAAGAAGCTTTCTCTGCTTTCGCAGGACGATATAAAGACGCTTGAAGAGTCCGCTTTAAACGTTGCACATATACTGAGAAAAATTGAAAAATAA
- a CDS encoding MBOAT family protein codes for MVFSTTLFLFIYLPVTLLVYYITPLKWRNVVLLIANLVFYGWGEPVYIAVMAASVLFDYIFGILIEKNRENKKAAKAFVAMSVVLNLGLLVFFKYTDFIFTNIGMRAPGIALPVGISFYTFQKMSYIIDVYRADAKAQKNIVSFATFVTLFPQLIAGPIIKYRDVASQIESRSHTADRFSAGICTFMVGLAKKVLLANNIGMLWDIYKACDPASVSALGAWLGALAFTFQIYFDFSGYSDMAIGLGRMFGFEFKINFDYPYISKSITEFWRRWHISLGSWFREYMYIPLGGNRVSVPRHMLNLLIVWAATGIWHGAAWNFLIWGLYYGAVLVIEKLFLLKLIERLPAGIRVAYSMFVVIIGWVIFAVEDASSFVSYIGAMFGATGVGAKPADLYYLISYLPLMIIMAAASTPLAKTMYARLKKKAQYAFCLVAVILGLVVCTAYLVDATYNPFLYFRF; via the coding sequence ATGGTATTTAGTACGACGCTGTTTTTATTTATATATCTTCCCGTGACGCTGCTTGTTTATTACATTACTCCTTTAAAGTGGCGAAATGTTGTGCTGCTTATTGCGAACCTTGTTTTTTACGGCTGGGGAGAACCTGTTTACATAGCGGTGATGGCCGCATCCGTGCTGTTTGACTATATATTCGGCATACTCATTGAAAAAAACCGTGAAAACAAAAAAGCGGCAAAAGCGTTTGTTGCCATGTCGGTAGTTTTGAATCTGGGACTGCTTGTGTTTTTTAAATATACCGACTTTATCTTTACCAATATAGGTATGAGAGCGCCGGGCATAGCTTTGCCGGTCGGCATATCGTTTTATACGTTTCAGAAGATGTCTTATATAATTGACGTTTACAGGGCGGACGCAAAGGCTCAGAAGAATATTGTAAGCTTCGCCACGTTCGTTACGCTCTTTCCTCAGCTCATAGCCGGCCCGATAATAAAATACCGCGACGTCGCCTCGCAGATAGAGAGCCGCTCTCATACGGCCGACCGCTTTTCGGCCGGAATATGCACGTTTATGGTCGGTCTTGCCAAAAAGGTGCTATTGGCCAACAATATAGGCATGTTGTGGGATATATATAAGGCGTGCGATCCTGCGTCCGTAAGCGCGCTGGGCGCATGGCTGGGCGCGCTTGCCTTCACATTTCAGATATACTTCGACTTTTCGGGATATTCCGATATGGCAATAGGACTCGGCAGGATGTTCGGCTTTGAGTTTAAGATAAATTTTGATTATCCCTACATATCAAAAAGCATAACGGAGTTTTGGCGCAGATGGCATATTTCGCTTGGAAGCTGGTTTCGGGAGTATATGTATATCCCGCTCGGCGGCAACCGTGTGAGCGTGCCGAGACATATGCTCAATCTGCTCATAGTATGGGCGGCTACGGGAATATGGCACGGAGCTGCGTGGAATTTCCTTATATGGGGTCTTTATTACGGCGCTGTTCTCGTTATTGAAAAGCTGTTCCTTTTAAAGCTTATCGAGAGGCTGCCCGCAGGCATAAGAGTCGCTTATTCTATGTTCGTGGTGATAATAGGCTGGGTGATCTTTGCGGTGGAAGACGCATCTTCGTTCGTCTCATATATAGGTGCGATGTTCGGCGCTACGGGAGTGGGCGCTAAGCCTGCAGATCTGTATTATCTTATCTCGTATTTGCCACTGATGATCATAATGGCAGCCGCATCGACTCCGCTCGCAAAGACGATGTACGCGAGGCTCAAAAAAAAGGCGCAATATGCCTTTTGCCTTGTTGCCGTGATACTTGGACTTGTTGTCTGCACGGCGTATCTCGTAGATGCAACGTATAATCCGTTCCTTTATTTCAGATTTTAG
- a CDS encoding sigma-70 family RNA polymerase sigma factor, translated as MEKNKEYMALMVQAGHMEYLTPLWEAVERLCMKLMRGYAKRLALPIWIDAEDITQCAYFGFLDAVKAYDPNKGFAFTTYLGFHLRNAAARESGLSLRKGVYSEVSGDAYVDEDESITLFDTIADESASAADEAAELSDVQERIFASMLRLTETQRHIIKLRFWHGVSLGEIAAAWDVERSNIAAQYNAALRRLRSAPELRRLYEDYGRHYHDSALWQSMYMFGLSAEAAAVRRKIAREAQIRYLSYGKRQAMLKAAYDRIAKREGMGVTEVRYAREGAQ; from the coding sequence TTGGAAAAGAACAAGGAATATATGGCACTGATGGTACAGGCGGGGCATATGGAGTATTTAACGCCGCTGTGGGAAGCGGTGGAGCGGCTTTGCATGAAGCTCATGCGCGGATATGCGAAGCGGCTTGCCCTGCCTATCTGGATTGATGCCGAGGATATAACGCAGTGCGCGTATTTCGGTTTTCTCGATGCGGTGAAGGCGTATGATCCCAATAAGGGATTTGCATTCACTACGTATCTTGGCTTTCACCTTCGCAATGCTGCCGCAAGAGAGTCGGGACTGTCGCTTCGCAAGGGAGTGTACAGTGAAGTGAGCGGCGATGCATACGTAGACGAAGACGAGAGCATAACGCTTTTTGATACGATAGCCGATGAGAGCGCTTCAGCCGCAGACGAGGCGGCGGAGCTTTCGGACGTACAGGAAAGGATATTCGCGTCAATGCTTCGGCTTACCGAAACGCAGAGGCATATAATAAAGCTTCGCTTCTGGCACGGCGTATCGCTTGGTGAGATCGCGGCGGCATGGGACGTTGAGCGTTCCAATATCGCGGCGCAGTACAATGCGGCCTTGCGAAGGCTGCGGAGCGCGCCGGAGCTTCGGAGACTGTATGAGGATTACGGCAGACATTATCACGACAGCGCGCTGTGGCAGTCGATGTATATGTTCGGTCTTTCGGCCGAAGCGGCTGCGGTACGCCGCAAGATCGCACGGGAAGCGCAGATACGATATCTGTCATACGGGAAGCGGCAAGCTATGCTCAAGGCGGCGTATGACCGCATCGCAAAGCGTGAGGGCATGGGCGTGACGGAAGTCCGATATGCGCGAGAGGGCGCACAATGA
- a CDS encoding AAA family ATPase, with product MINNFDAQDIEQAIIGAILLDGEGALIKASETICAEDFMTPEYRDMFEAAYALSDEGANIDHLTVMALLEKKGKPIDKKICMAAMEAVPTTAGLYDYCLMLKEKNAQRRLYELSLQINEDLMTGKDSGEVTDAVLSELEAAKGKDTDAREAAYNSDLIALTKRLSSNEKVIVATGFKMLDKALGGGLVKGGLYILAARPAVGKTTVALAIAQNAAARGVPVLYFNMEMGADQIAARRVSRDAAVRYFKILNGDMDKEERARVVDAITRLNKSRFKLITGRPTTAQISAQIRRMKDKPELVVIDYIGLLSRQTGDTRSRYDVMSDFSAELKQIAVKFNIPIICLAQLNREAAKGAPEAFHLRDSGAMEQDADGVILLSNTETEGTGGKLGDYKGLLFKVAKNRHGKCGEIRMKMFPATGIIE from the coding sequence ATGATAAATAATTTTGATGCTCAAGATATTGAGCAAGCTATCATCGGAGCAATCCTTCTCGACGGAGAGGGTGCCTTGATAAAAGCGTCGGAGACGATTTGCGCCGAGGACTTCATGACTCCCGAATACAGGGACATGTTCGAGGCCGCGTATGCGCTGTCCGACGAGGGGGCAAATATTGATCATCTTACGGTAATGGCCTTGCTTGAGAAGAAGGGCAAGCCGATTGATAAAAAGATATGTATGGCCGCCATGGAAGCCGTACCGACGACGGCGGGGCTTTATGATTACTGCCTCATGCTGAAAGAGAAGAACGCGCAAAGACGGCTGTATGAGTTGAGCTTACAGATAAACGAAGATCTCATGACCGGCAAGGACAGCGGCGAGGTGACCGACGCTGTATTGTCCGAGCTTGAAGCGGCAAAGGGAAAGGACACAGATGCGAGGGAAGCGGCTTATAATTCCGACCTTATCGCGCTGACGAAAAGGCTTTCGAGCAACGAAAAGGTGATCGTCGCAACGGGCTTTAAGATGCTTGATAAAGCTTTGGGCGGCGGTCTTGTAAAAGGTGGCCTATACATATTGGCGGCGCGTCCGGCCGTTGGAAAAACGACGGTCGCGCTGGCAATAGCGCAGAACGCGGCGGCGCGCGGCGTTCCCGTGCTGTACTTCAATATGGAGATGGGCGCAGACCAAATAGCGGCGCGCCGCGTATCGCGTGACGCTGCTGTGCGGTATTTTAAGATTTTAAACGGAGATATGGACAAAGAGGAACGCGCCCGCGTTGTGGATGCAATAACGAGGCTTAATAAAAGCCGCTTCAAGCTCATAACGGGAAGGCCTACGACGGCGCAGATAAGCGCACAGATACGCCGTATGAAGGACAAGCCTGAGCTTGTAGTAATTGATTATATCGGGCTTTTATCGCGTCAGACGGGAGATACGCGCTCACGGTACGACGTTATGAGCGACTTTTCGGCGGAGCTTAAACAGATTGCCGTAAAGTTTAACATTCCGATTATATGCCTTGCTCAGCTTAACCGCGAAGCGGCAAAGGGTGCGCCTGAAGCATTTCATCTTCGGGACAGCGGCGCAATGGAGCAGGATGCCGACGGCGTTATATTGCTTTCGAACACGGAAACAGAGGGCACGGGCGGCAAACTGGGCGACTATAAAGGCCTGCTCTTTAAAGTGGCTAAGAACAGGCACGGCAAATGCGGGGAAATCCGCATGAAGATGTTCCCCGCCACGGGCATAATCGAATAA
- a CDS encoding helix-turn-helix domain-containing protein translates to MNENEVKLTTVFYTTKQVAQCLGCSIPTARQLFYRHDFPALKIGKNFKVEKTAFENWCRERRV, encoded by the coding sequence ATGAACGAAAACGAAGTAAAGCTTACGACGGTATTCTATACCACGAAGCAAGTGGCGCAGTGCTTGGGCTGCTCGATACCGACTGCAAGGCAGTTATTCTACAGACACGACTTCCCCGCGCTGAAGATCGGTAAGAACTTCAAGGTCGAAAAGACCGCATTTGAGAATTGGTGCCGCGAGAGGCGCGTATGA
- a CDS encoding phosphatase has product MNNSKLEQTVKEVQREYYREYRRKNKARIAENNKRYWERKAEKKLQTEGKS; this is encoded by the coding sequence ATGAATAATTCCAAGTTGGAGCAGACGGTCAAGGAAGTGCAAAGAGAGTATTACCGAGAATACCGTCGGAAAAACAAGGCGCGCATCGCCGAAAATAACAAGCGTTATTGGGAGCGAAAGGCGGAAAAGAAGCTGCAGACCGAAGGCAAATCATAA
- a CDS encoding site-specific integrase, protein MAKKNANGDGGIFYSKSQKLWRGQITIGYDENGNQRRKSVSGKNPQEVKQKLKQIEYGIFSGEFVDKSNITIYHLAKQMIVDKFNLNEIKENTYLTHLSTLKRLQPIYNTPLQKANETQIRAYLQGQIGKSNSILQKDFQLLNATFKEAVRRDIITKNPMDHIKQPKSKQKREAVRAFTLEEQNKLLYVLQTEDIKYSQQMLLSMFTGMRMGEVNALTKRDVNLIFNSVSINKTISRGEKGKAVLGDTAKTYAGNRTIFITEDVQTILAECIECAEGDMLFTTERGGLVTSNQVNMELARVLKKYKIVDETVRGKVSCHSLRHTYATRMIEGGMQPKVLQKLLGHTDIKITMNTYCDAFDKFQNDNINIANEYLKQNGLTLTRKKSIPEAI, encoded by the coding sequence ATGGCAAAGAAGAACGCTAACGGCGACGGCGGCATATTTTATAGCAAGTCCCAAAAGTTGTGGCGCGGTCAGATAACCATAGGCTACGACGAGAACGGCAATCAGAGACGCAAGAGCGTTTCGGGCAAGAACCCGCAGGAAGTGAAACAGAAACTGAAACAAATCGAATACGGCATCTTCTCCGGCGAATTCGTCGATAAGAGCAATATAACGATATACCACCTTGCAAAACAGATGATCGTTGACAAATTCAATCTGAATGAGATAAAAGAAAACACCTACCTTACGCATTTGTCCACGCTGAAGCGGCTGCAGCCCATATACAATACGCCGCTTCAGAAGGCTAACGAAACGCAGATAAGAGCATATCTGCAAGGTCAGATAGGCAAATCAAATTCCATACTGCAGAAGGACTTCCAGCTTCTTAATGCCACTTTCAAAGAGGCGGTAAGGCGCGATATAATCACAAAGAACCCCATGGATCATATAAAGCAGCCGAAATCGAAGCAGAAGCGCGAAGCGGTCAGAGCTTTCACGCTGGAAGAGCAGAACAAGCTCCTTTACGTCCTTCAGACCGAAGATATAAAGTACAGCCAACAGATGCTTTTATCTATGTTCACGGGAATGCGTATGGGCGAAGTGAATGCCCTGACGAAGCGGGACGTAAATCTTATATTCAACAGCGTGTCCATAAACAAAACGATATCACGCGGCGAAAAGGGTAAGGCCGTTTTGGGCGATACGGCAAAGACTTACGCCGGAAACAGAACGATATTTATCACCGAGGACGTACAGACGATACTTGCGGAGTGCATAGAGTGCGCCGAGGGAGATATGCTCTTTACCACCGAGCGCGGCGGCCTAGTTACGAGCAATCAGGTCAATATGGAACTTGCGCGCGTCCTGAAAAAATATAAGATAGTCGATGAGACGGTACGCGGTAAAGTGTCGTGTCACTCTCTGAGACACACATACGCAACGCGCATGATAGAAGGCGGTATGCAGCCGAAGGTATTGCAGAAGCTATTAGGGCATACGGATATCAAGATAACCATGAACACATACTGCGATGCTTTCGATAAATTTCAGAACGACAATATCAATATCGCAAACGAATATTTGAAGCAAAACGGCCTCACACTGACCCGAAAGAAAAGCATTCCCGAAGCCATATAG